ACTCCTGCCTTTTAATAGAGAAGGCTGGGCTGGGCCAATGGATTCTCTGTTTTGTTTGAGCCAGTTTGACTCCCATTTTCTGTGACTCAGTAGCAGTGAGGGGTGGGCCCTCAGCTCACTGGGCGAAGTGGGAGAGAGGGATGCTCACCTAGAAAGACCCAAGTCTCATGTCCTGAGCTCCGACTACCCCACCTTGTGACCCAACACAACACAGCttggggggtaggggtggaggtGGCAGCAGAAGTGGGTGCTCAGTGAGGCGGATAGCTAGTCATGCCTCAGGAGCttcatttctactttttattgAGCAGTACAGAGCAAGACAAAATAACCCTTCAGTTAGGTACAGGtctgagggaagagagagaggatgggaACCACTGCAAATGGCTAATATTTTAGGAAAGAACAGGACTGGAGGAGAACAAGGGCCCAAGAAGGTGGTCTCGAGCCCCTCATAAAATTGAGTGTGCCTTCTCCCAGCAGGGGCAGAGCTAGGAAGAGAAAGCAACCCAGGCCAAAAACACCAAGGCCCACGTTCATCCCAACCCAACACAACCAGAACTTTCTCCTGAAGAAGTTGTGCTTTTCTGGATGTATGCTCTTTTCTGGAGACCAAGTCATCCTAACCACCTCCAAGAATCTGACCAGGGGATGACTCAACTGTCCACCGAGAGCCACTTTCAAGGGACTTGCTGCTCACAAGCGGCAGTATAAGGAGCTCTGTGATGTCCAGGTGGATGTAATCGTGAAGTCTGTGCAAATTTGAAcaggagaagagggaaaaggggGGATGCTGCTTTCCCATGCAAACCGAAGGACAACAAAGACAGCAGACAGTGTTCTTTCCGATAACACACAGTGCTCCAGGAAAACTGGGCCTCTCAGTTCTGCAGCTGGGACACCTCGTACAGGTACGCGCCCAGCATTTTCGTCCCTTCTATGTAGTTATACCTGATGGAGAAGGAAGCACATGGCCTGGCTGGGCTACAGATGTGCAGGGGGCTCCGAGACCCAGTGCACTCCACTCTTCCCCAAGCATTTGCATTGTCCTGGCAGCCCTGGACCCTGTCTGCCCATCACCAAACTGCCCCACTCCCTACTGCAGGTTCAGTGCAGCTGCCCCCCCTGGGGTTCCTGGACTAATAGAGGCCAGGGTCTTCCCTGAGTCTCAGCAGGAGGTGCCTACCCTTAGGGGGGTACAACTGACTCTCAGCTCCATCTACCTGATAACTAGGCCCTGTCTCACCTCCATATTCCTCTGTCTTAGCTCTTAACTGGTCGACCCCAGGCTGGGATGGAGGAGGATTAGGAGACAGGAGGGAAGGACCAGGGGGAGAGGGACAGAGGGGGAAGGGAGCTAGGGGTATGGCTGGGGGGGGGAGGATGGGGGTAGGGGAGGGCCCTGGTCTCTTGCAGCCTCATCTCTGGTCCCTGGGAGGGTggagcccagccccaggcccattTGGGCCTCACCTGTTGAGCTTCTCattctgggagtgggcaccaTCGTCCGCTGAGCCCACGGGCAGCAGCATGACGTTCTTGCCTGTAGCCTCCTGGAAAGTCAGTGTCACAGGGATGCTGCCGCCCTCCCTGGTCAGGTCAGGTTCAATGCCAAATACTAGGGAGGGGACAAAGCATACGTGAGCTCACAGGGCAGGAGGCAGACCCGTGACAACTGGGCCCTCAGCACAGGCTCTGAGCGGGGCTGGGCCCCTGCCCCTGACTCCTGCCCACCTGGCCTCCTGGCTGGCGTGGCCACATGTCAGGAGGTGGGTGACCAGAGTTACGCCAGCCAGGAGCCCTGACGCCCCGGAGCGTCCCGAAGAGGCATCCGACCTGTCTTCAGGGCTCTCCTCCCAGCCAGGTAGTGGGGGTGGTTGAAGTCCGACACCCAGGGCTTCCCGCCATGGCCCAGGTACACTTTGAACTTGTTAGGGCTGTGCAGCTCCGCAAACTTCTTAGTCAAGTAACTTGTAACCTGGACCCAGACAGAGGAGACACAACATGCAGTATAGCTTCTGTCCAGTCCAGCACCGGGGATCCACAATGGGCCCCAGCTTTTCAGCAGCTGGCACTGACCTCATAACTGGGAGAACAGAGATAGGGGTCTTattgggaaacaaacccagataTTTGAAGGTAAAAAACATTATTctagggcaggtcatggtggctcagcaggcagagttcttgcctgccatgccagagacccaggttcaatttcagGTGCCTgctcatgggaaaaaaaaacaaaaacaaaacaaaaaaccactatTCTCATTGTAAGTGGTCCATCCCTTAACATAGAGTCCCAAATGACAGATCCGTTTAAAGAAAGCTTGGAGAGCAGTTCCCTGACCTGCCTGATGAAAGCAACCGTGAGCAAACATTCATCTAGACCTAAGGCAGGCAAGGCCTGCTTCCTGACAGTAGAGTATGCAGTTCCAAGCAGCCCaggggcctcagtttctccttcccAGTAGGGAAGACTGATTCCATGTTCTCATTAAATTTTTCTGGATGAGGTAGGGGCGCCACCCCCTGGCGGCCTGGCTGACTTTCAGCCCTGGGGGGCCCTCCTCAGCACCCCCCAAAGCCAGTGCCTGGCGCTTCATGGGTGCATACACGGGGCATCTGACCTGAAGTCTCAGGGAAGCCCAAGGTCAGATGTCTGTGTCTCAGCAATGATGAAGGCCACTTTCGAGCAACCTGTTTAAACACCCTTTATCTCTGGCAAGTTTCTGATAGGCCTACCCTGGCAACGATGGAGCTGGCGAGAGAGAGGAAGCAGAGGTGTATGGGCTGCAGGGATTTTAGTTATCCAGGCCCTGGCAAGAATTCAGCTGTCTAGGACACCCAACAGTCCCCCCAGACCATTCCCCGGCCCCACATGCCTGCTCGCTGACAACATCAGGGGTCATGTTTGGCACGAGCCTGATGGAGAACTTGCCAATGACCTTCTTCGGGATTACGGTCTTAGCTCCAGCTCCAGAGAAGGCGCCTTCAATTCCATGGAGGGAGAGGGATGGGTATCGCCACCTGTGCATCAAGATGTCTTTCTGCAGAAAAAGGATGAAAGGGTGGGACATGCTAGGCTGTCCCTCAGTCACCAGCAGTTCCAGGGACACTGCCCAGGCTAGGGCCTATGACTGATGACAGGAAGGCTGCAGCCTGAGGGGATACCCCCTGACACCTGCTGCCACACCCCACAGAACAAAGCTGGAGCCATGCCCCCGAGGCTGGCTGTGCAGCTTTGGACAGCTCAGATCAGTCACTGTCAATGAGAAAAGCCAAGTAGTGCTGCAGGCCCCGCCACTGCCAGGACAAGGGGACAGTCCTATAGACCCCAGAGGCAGCAGAACAGGTGTGGGTGCCCCACAGGCCATCTGCAACTCCCACCCTGGCCTGGGACATGGGACCAGGAGAGCAAAGGCAGGACCAGATGCTGCACCTGGGCAGCAAAGTGACCAGACAGGACTGGCACTCTCTGCCATGGACACCGACCCCAGTGGGGACAGGTGGCCATTCATGGGAGTGTATCTGGCTGCAGGTGTACTAAAGGCTCCTCTTGGACTTGGCCACTTGGTATGTCCTTGTTTATAAACCAAACAGCTCAGTGAATCTGAAGGGCAAGAAGTCATTAGCAATTAACAGGGCAGCAGCAAACAGGGCCATTCAGTAACCCACCTCGACCCAGCTTGCCCCCCTCGTGCTACCAGCACTCAACTGCCAGCAGGTAAGAGGCCTCCTCCTCTCTTCCGGACCTGCAGCTGTGTGCGGGTGTCTCCTTCTGTGGGTTCTGGTACCTGGTCCCCCAACCCACTTCCTGTGTCCTCTTCAAGTCTCTCTCCCCAGCAACAACCAACTAGTCTTCCCAGCTTTCATACGCCATCGCCTGCCTGCCTGTCATCGTCCCCAAACTGAGATGGGATTTGCTCGAACCCCTACTCAAGTCTATGAAGGTTTGCTATTTCTAGGGATAAAATGCCAAAACTCCTGGCCAACCATGGTGGCCTTCAGCTCCCAGCAGAGTCTCGGCCCCTCTGTTCCTGGCCAGCTGCTCACCCATCCCTTGTCATGCCCACCCTGCAAGCAGGTCCCCAAGGTTTTTCACAAAGGGCTCGCCTGTGAGGAGGCCCTGCCCAGGCCCTACCCTTGCATGTCCCTGCATAGTTCTTTGCCTTTTCATCTCCCGGGAGCTCCAACCCCGGGGCTGGGCCAAGCAGACCTACCCTTCCCAGGCTGGGAGCTGGACTCACCCCCAACCTCTTGTAAACCGAGAATGAAACTCATCAAGAGATAAGTCATTGCACACCATTCTCCCAACAGTGAAGTAAAAGTTCTGGGCAAATGATTTCTACTCTGACACTTGGCTCTTTGTTGGACAGAACTTAATCTCTGGGCCCAGtggtaaaaaaaattaacccaccAATCCAAAGGCGCTGCTAGGATGCTGTGAGATCTTACATAAACATCACAGATTCCCCAATGATTATGGGGTCAAGTAGACATTTTGCAGATGGTTAGCCCGGTAACTTCCCCCCTGGACGTGTGCACGCTGCGGTGATTCATGAACACACATGAGCACCCCCGAATCCTCTGGGCCCACGCCAGTACCTCACAGCTATGCAGCAGTGCCGTGGCGCCCACGTCCTTTGTGTACTCCTTCATGTCAAAGTCGATGTTGTCATAGAGCGCGAGCTCCTCGTCAGTCACGGGGGCCACAGCTTCATTGATGCCGGGGACGAGGATCCTCCCCTTTCTGTCCAGCAGAGAGCCTGGGGAAAGGGGGGAAGATGCTCACCATGACGGGGCTGAGGGCGGTGGCGCGTGGCCCCTAGGGGCTGATCGCGGTGGGGACGTCTCTCAGTACCTCGTCACGTGTCAGGCAGCCTCAGCATGTTACGCTTACTGAGTCACTATCTGCCCCAGAGACCCCATGAGCTGGGGACTGTAATGATTCCCAGTTttcagacaaagaaacagaaacacaggaaGAGCAAGAGAATGGCCCAATCTGGCTTCAAGGGCTTATGCAAAACACCAGTTTACCATCCAGGATTTCTTGTAAATGCACATTCCACAAACCAGCTGCGCCCAAACTGGGGAGGGGAGGCTGTGAGAAGATAGCTGCTCTGACCACAGAGAACACATCCAGCCACCCGAGGAGCCAACCCCAAGAGGGGAGGAAGCAGAACTTACTGTACCGTGTGGCAAGTGACTGGAGGAAAGGCTTAAGGCTTGTGCATTTGTCCAGTTTTGGAAGGACACAGCATGTGCCCTACCCAAGGGGACACCAGAAGAGTATGCTGCACATCTTATGCCCCAAGCGCTGGCCAACTGGGAGACCCCTGTGTGGGAGGTTACAAGCAGACCAGAGCAAATGCTCACAGGGAGATAAGAAACCGCAGTGGCCCCGAGGGAGGGTATGAGTTGCGCAAGTCTCATATTTAGGGAAAGAGTCAGATGAGACCCTGAAGGGGCTAGGGGGTCTGCAGTGGTCTTCGAGGCCAAGCTGGTAAAACAGGGAGGCAGAGATGAAGCACAACGAGTGTAGACGGGGAGCAGTTAGGGTGGGAGCTGGGGGTGCAGCCCAAAACAGAGAAACAGCCGTGCCACCCAGAGCACGATTCAGAATGACTGTATGTGCCAAAGCTGAGGACAAAGAGCCAGCAAATGGGGCCCTCTCTGATGGTCCCCCCTCACTCAGTCCCGAGTGAATGTCATCATGCTCACCCATCAAGGAAATGAGGTCTGTCATGGCCTCGTGCACTGAGCCCCCGTACACACCCGAGTGGAGGTCCTTGTCACTGCACTCCACctgaacaaaaaagacaactcCGCTTGAAGCTGAGGGGGAGCTTATTTATCATGTGACAGTAAAttaacatataaaatttataagaccTGACAGAGTTTTCAAAATCAAAACTGGCTCCCTCAAGGAGTTTTCAAATTACAAAAGTTGAGGCCAGCAACAAAAACTACTCTTGGATATGCTACCCACAGGACAAGTGGATGTGCTGTCTAAGCTAAGCTGTGTGCTCCCCCCAGGTAAGTGGATGTGGTCCCTGCAGGTAAGGGCATGTGCTGACCCAGGTAAGCTGTGTGCTCCTCACATGTAAGGCAGATGTATGAACCCAGACAAGCTACGCGTTCCTCACAGATCAGGAGGAAATGCTATTTCAGGTAAGCTGGGTGCTCCCCACAGGTGAGTAGATGTGCTATCCCAGGTAAGCTGGGTGCTCCCCACAGGTGGGTGGATGTGCTATCCCAGGTAAGCTGGGTGCTCCCCACAAGTAACAGAATGATGCAGGGCAACTTCTCCAGCACCCAAGCCCTTTTCCAGCCCAGTTTAGAGAAGCACTTGTGGGATCTGCTAAAGGGCAATACCTAGTATTATATAACCTCAGCAGCCAGAGACCCAGCTTCCAATTCATGCCCCACTGCCTGCCAGCTGTGTAACCTGGCCAGTTACCTAACCTCCCTGGCCTCTGATTCCACATCTGTAAAACGGAAATACTAAGAGTGCTCCATTTTCAGCTACCATATTATTGACCTGGGTTATTTATAAAGCACATAGAAAAGTGCCTtgcacataataagtgctcaatttttgtttgtttttaatttctaggaCTTT
The sequence above is a segment of the Tamandua tetradactyla isolate mTamTet1 chromosome 18, mTamTet1.pri, whole genome shotgun sequence genome. Coding sequences within it:
- the CNDP2 gene encoding cytosolic non-specific dipeptidase isoform X1; translation: MSVLTSLFKYIDENQDRYVKKLAEWVAIQSVSAWPEKRGEVKRMMEVAAKDIQQLGGSVELVDIGTQQLPDGSEIPLPPILLGKLGSDPKKKTVCIYGHLDVQPAALEDGWDSEPFTLVERDGKLYGRGSTDDKGPVAGWMNALEAFQKTNQEIPVNVRFCLEGMEESGSEGLDELIFARRDTFFQDVDYVCISDNYWLGKKKPCVTYGLRGICYFFIEVECSDKDLHSGVYGGSVHEAMTDLISLMGSLLDRKGRILVPGINEAVAPVTDEELALYDNIDFDMKEYTKDVGATALLHSCEKDILMHRWRYPSLSLHGIEGAFSGAGAKTVIPKKVIGKFSIRLVPNMTPDVVSEQVTSYLTKKFAELHSPNKFKVYLGHGGKPWVSDFNHPHYLAGRRALKTVFGIEPDLTREGGSIPVTLTFQEATGKNVMLLPVGSADDGAHSQNEKLNRLHDYIHLDITELLILPLVSSKSLESGSRWTVESSPGQILGGG
- the CNDP2 gene encoding cytosolic non-specific dipeptidase isoform X3, producing MAPHRCQGLAQTPSSPGSPQHWALPTALQGPRVPDPLVLDCSRWLCHPCLLAAIVPTVCCLMALRSHFLPFYLANWAQTQRRKLCVFTGTWTCNPRPSRMAGTVSPSPWWSEMEIPVNVRFCLEGMEESGSEGLDELIFARRDTFFQDVDYVCISDNYWLGKKKPCVTYGLRGICYFFIEVECSDKDLHSGVYGGSVHEAMTDLISLMGSLLDRKGRILVPGINEAVAPVTDEELALYDNIDFDMKEYTKDVGATALLHSCEKDILMHRWRYPSLSLHGIEGAFSGAGAKTVIPKKVIGKFSIRLVPNMTPDVVSEQVTSYLTKKFAELHSPNKFKVYLGHGGKPWVSDFNHPHYLAGRRALKTVFGIEPDLTREGGSIPVTLTFQEATGKNVMLLPVGSADDGAHSQNEKLNRLHDYIHLDITELLILPLVSSKSLESGSRWTVESSPGQILGGG
- the CNDP2 gene encoding cytosolic non-specific dipeptidase isoform X2, with the protein product MSVLTSLFKYIDENQDRYVKKLAEWVAIQSVSAWPEKRGEVKRMMEVAAKDIQQLGGSVELVDIGTQQLPDGSEIPLPPILLGKLGSDPKKKTVCIYGHLDVQPAALEDGWDSEPFTLVERDGKLYGRGSTDDKGPVAGWMNALEAFQKTNQEIPVNVRFCLEGMEESGSEGLDELIFARRDTFFQDVDYVCISDNYWLGKKKPCVTYGLRGICYFFIEVECSDKDLHSGVYGGSVHEAMTDLISLMGSLLDRKGRILVPGINEAVAPVTDEELALYDNIDFDMKEYTKDVGATALLHSCEKDILMHRWRYPSLSLHGIEGAFSGAGAKTVIPKKVIGKFSIRLVPNMTPDVVSEQVTSYLTKKFAELHSPNKFKVYLGHGGKPWVSDFNHPHYLAGRRALKTVFGIEPDLTREGGSIPVTLTFQEATGKNVMLLPVGSADDGAHSQNEKLNRYNYIEGTKMLGAYLYEVSQLQN